The genomic DNA CTTTTTTATCGCGTTGGTATTGGGCGCTTTTTTGCTGGTGCTGACCCAAAACCGTTTGACCATTCAATTGTCTTTTGTCGGTGTTGCACTGGCGTTTGTTTACCCTTTTATGAAGCGCTACACCCATCTGCCTCAGTTAGTATTGGGGCTGGCGTTTAGCTGGGCGATCCCGATGGCGTTTGCGGCGGCGCAAAATGCGCTGCCACCAGTGGTTTGGTTGCTGTTTCTGGCGAACATTTGTTGGACCATCGCTTACGACACCTTATATGCCATGGTCGACAGAGACGATGACGTTAAAATTGGCATCAAATCGACCGCCATTTTATTTGGCCGCTGGGACAAAGCGGCAGTGGGTGGCTTGCAATTGCTCACCCTAGGGCTGCTGATGCTCGCCGGGCAGTGGTTAGCGCTGTCGCCAGCCTATCAGTGGAGCCTATTGGCCGCCTTTGCTTTGTTTGTCTATCAGCAATACCTCGCCAGAGAGCGCGAACGAATGGCGTGCTTCAAAGCCTTTTTGAACAATAACTATGTCGGCCTAGTGATTTTTATTGGTGTATTGCTAGGTGTATACGGTTAGCCGAGTTTGAAAAAAGCATGATAAAAAAGGCGCTCCTTGGTTTGGTAAAGCGCCTTTTTTGATCAGGATTGATTGATGAACGGACGGTTTCGCTTAGCTTTTGTCCGCCTTGTGCGTACCTAGTGGCTGATTAAGCACCGCTTGAATGGTCAATTGCACTTCCGGTGAAATTAACTCGCACACTAAATTGTTCAGTGCGGCGATACGCTCGGCATTGGCTTTGGCATCATCATCGAGATAGCCTTGCTCACGGAGTGTATCGACGAAGGTGCTAAATACGCCTTTATCAAAAAACTCAGGTGCATTAATACCGTGTAAGCGGCTCAGGCGCTGCGCCAGCATTTGGCTGTGTTTTTCCAAATCGCGCTTATCAATGTGCGGCTGGTGGCTGAATAAGGTGAGCGTAATCGCGTAGCGCTGCAGCGTCTCGGCAATGGTACGCCCCAGCAATTGCAGTTCACCGAGCTTCGCCTTGTTCATAGTCACTTTGCCATCGTCACAACACAGTAGCGACTGATCGTGCATCGCATGTAGCAAGGCATCGAAATAGCTTTCGAGTCCCGCGTCATCAAAGCTCATAAAGAGCTCGGCTTTGAGCAAGGGATACAGCTGCTGCACGCAAGCCCGCAAACCCGATTGGCTGATTGACTGGTGGGTCACCAATATTTGTGCGATCAGCGATGGCAGCGCCACCAGATGAATCACATTGTTGCGGTAGTAAGTCATTAAGATGGCTTGTTGGCGATCCAAAGAAATCACTTCACCCATGGTGTCTTTTTCGACAATCAGTTTGTTGAGTGATAACGCGTGATCGACCAAATCCGCCGGTGAATCTTGAGGGACACTGCTGCTTGGCGAGTAAGGCGCTTGCGTTAACAAGGCCTTATACACACCCAGTTGTGTTTCGAGTGCCTCACGGCTTAAGGCGCGCTGACGCGAGGCCAGCAACGCGGTGGCACATAAGTTGAGGGCGTTAGTGGCCGCCGCATCGTTAATGTGGGTCATCACCTTGGTGGCCAAATCGCTGACGACTGGGTTCATCCACGCTGGCTTTTGTGGCTCGATCGGATTGACGTAGTCATGCCAGTCAGGGACTTGTTCATTAAGGTGCTGATTGAGTGCAATGGGCTCGCCAAAGTTAACGTAACCGAGGCCATAATTACGCAGTTTGCGCACGATACCTAGCACCTGGCCAAAGCTTTCTTTCTCTTTGCGTTGGCCTTGAAGTTCTTTGGCGTAGGTGTTGACCTCCATCACGTGCTCGTAGCCGATATAGACAGGCACCAAGGTAATGGGGCGCTGTTGACCGCGAAGCATCGCTTGCAAGGTCATGGCGAGCATGCCCGTTTTCGCTGGCAGTAAGCGGCCTGTGCGAGAGCGGCCTCCTTCGGCAAAGTACTCGACCGAGTAACCTCGGGCAAATAGCTCGGCCAAGTACTCGCGGAAAACGGTGGAATACAGGCGGTTGCCCTTAAAGCTACGACGAATAAAGAAGGCACCACCACGGCGGAACAAGGGTCCGGCCGGGAAGAAGTTGAGGTTCACACCAGCGGCAATATGCGGCGGTACCAAGCCCTCTTTGTATAACACGTACGAAAGTAGCAGGTAATCCATGTGCGAGCGGTGGCAGGGCACGTAGACAATCTCGTGGCCATCTTGCGCCAATTGACGCACACGCTCGGCGTTGTTGACATGAATGCCTTGATAGAGCTTGTTCCACAGCCAAGTAAGAATGCGGTCACTGTAACGAATCAAACGATAGGAAAAGTTGGCGGCGATCTCTTCCATCATATCGACCGCTTCTTTACGGACTTTCTCCACCGAAACGTCACGGCTTTGCGCTTCGTCGTGTACCACTTTATCGATGGCTTTCGACGCAAGCAGTCGCTTAAACAGCAAGCCACGGTTGGGCAAGCGCGGCCCTGAAGCGGCAAGCTTTTGGCGCGAGAAGTGGATCATTGCCACCCGCGCCAGTTTATGGGCGATGGCTTGGTCGGTGCCGTGCCTGTCGGCCATATAACGCAGCGACACCGCCTGGCTGATACGCACCATGCCATCCCGGCCACGAGTAAGAATGGTCCACAGCTTCTCGGGGCCATTCATTGCGCGCAAAATAGCTTGGTGGCGCTGGGTTTCATTGCCCGGATCGCGCTGCCAAAGCACCGAGGCAGGCACGAGTTGAATATCTAGCTCGCTATCTTGTCGGTGTAAATGGAGTAAGTCTTTAAAATGCGCGAGCGAGCGTGCAGGCAGATCGTCATCGCCGGAAAACACCTTGCGTCCGTGGCTAATAAACACGTAGCGCGGCAAGGTGACATCGCCAATGGTCAAGGGCGTTAACGGATCGGGAAGCCCTTGACGCAGACACGTACGCCGTA from Salinivibrio kushneri includes the following:
- the ubiA gene encoding 4-hydroxybenzoate octaprenyltransferase: MSAKLAAFGQLARLDRPIGTLLLLWPTLWALFLAADGLPPISTLVVFVLGVYMMRAAGCVINDYADRHVDGHVKRTKDRPLPAGLISEKEAIGFFIALVLGAFLLVLTQNRLTIQLSFVGVALAFVYPFMKRYTHLPQLVLGLAFSWAIPMAFAAAQNALPPVVWLLFLANICWTIAYDTLYAMVDRDDDVKIGIKSTAILFGRWDKAAVGGLQLLTLGLLMLAGQWLALSPAYQWSLLAAFALFVYQQYLARERERMACFKAFLNNNYVGLVIFIGVLLGVYG
- the plsB gene encoding glycerol-3-phosphate 1-O-acyltransferase PlsB: MALWQKIYYKLLNLPLSAWVKTQCIPSEPVEQLNLSLARPIVYVLPFRSHSDLLTLRRTCLRQGLPDPLTPLTIGDVTLPRYVFISHGRKVFSGDDDLPARSLAHFKDLLHLHRQDSELDIQLVPASVLWQRDPGNETQRHQAILRAMNGPEKLWTILTRGRDGMVRISQAVSLRYMADRHGTDQAIAHKLARVAMIHFSRQKLAASGPRLPNRGLLFKRLLASKAIDKVVHDEAQSRDVSVEKVRKEAVDMMEEIAANFSYRLIRYSDRILTWLWNKLYQGIHVNNAERVRQLAQDGHEIVYVPCHRSHMDYLLLSYVLYKEGLVPPHIAAGVNLNFFPAGPLFRRGGAFFIRRSFKGNRLYSTVFREYLAELFARGYSVEYFAEGGRSRTGRLLPAKTGMLAMTLQAMLRGQQRPITLVPVYIGYEHVMEVNTYAKELQGQRKEKESFGQVLGIVRKLRNYGLGYVNFGEPIALNQHLNEQVPDWHDYVNPIEPQKPAWMNPVVSDLATKVMTHINDAAATNALNLCATALLASRQRALSREALETQLGVYKALLTQAPYSPSSSVPQDSPADLVDHALSLNKLIVEKDTMGEVISLDRQQAILMTYYRNNVIHLVALPSLIAQILVTHQSISQSGLRACVQQLYPLLKAELFMSFDDAGLESYFDALLHAMHDQSLLCCDDGKVTMNKAKLGELQLLGRTIAETLQRYAITLTLFSHQPHIDKRDLEKHSQMLAQRLSRLHGINAPEFFDKGVFSTFVDTLREQGYLDDDAKANAERIAALNNLVCELISPEVQLTIQAVLNQPLGTHKADKS